The following DNA comes from Papaver somniferum cultivar HN1 chromosome 4, ASM357369v1, whole genome shotgun sequence.
tgaactaccaatcgtaactggttaaatttgggaaaAACcaaatcgtaaaaccagttacgattGATAATCAAATGCTCGATACGAACCATAACTGAGTTATGGTTCGTAagctaaaatggttaccaaccgtaacagtaTTTATGGTTCATCTCGAAATTTAGTTATAAACCGTAATTGGGGAGCTTTCTGAACATTGGGCTCCAGGGTATTTACGGTTCGTATTTGGTATCAACATCAACCGTAAGTGAACTTacggttgaaaaaaaaaagacgtaACTGGAGAAAATTTTCAAATATAAGAACATATGGTTGGTAATTGAaccattaccaaccgtaacaacatcaaaatctctagttacggttcgtaattgtgttaaaatcaaccgtaactcacataaacccagaaatttcaattttcatctaaaacccttatttttgatagaaattaaacttaaatccaacaaaataaactaaaccctaattgagttttttaagacatacctcatataagtcattacaatATAGCTTTTCAATTTGGGTTTGATTTAGctttgatgggaggaggagaagaacagaagaaagaaaacagattttcaatttacctttgatttaggttaaagaATAGGGAGGATAATCCAGACAATTTATAATATCATTTGGACACCCCCTAACCAACTAGATAGACATTATTATCATGGTTCTGGCCCTCTAGTAATTCCTTCCGCCCCTATAACAAGCTTGTTCCAGAGATCATGTTCTTTAATTTCCTTCATACATTTTCCtgtcatttttcatttttatcaatcTTGGTATAGTTTTAATACAGTACAGTATTTCATTTTCTTGGTATCAGCGTAGTTAGTTTATTTATTATAATTATCTCTCGATTTAACAATAAGTTTTTTAATTAAGTTTTTCTTCCGCTGCAAACGCACACACAAGCATACACCCATGTAGCAATGCCAAGTGAAACTGAAAGAGTCGATAGTACATATGCTTAAGAAACAAACAAGTTGTCTTTTAATCCGTAGAAATACTACTAGTATTATATATGGTAGACTACGTAGTTGGGGTTTCTTAGTAATGGTTGTACTACGAATAAAGTTCAGCAGAGCTGAGAACTGAGTTCCTTGGTGATATATTGGAGTAGATCAATATAAGCAGTTGGATTAGGGATATCATCGTTAACTTTCTCAAATTCCAGAGACCATTTTACCAAGCTCCTATTCCCTGCAGCACATTGCTTTGGAATCACATCAAGTTTAGCCGATATAGCTTTGTaataattcatgatttctccttCCAACATCTCATAGGTGATTGACTTGTTTTCCTTGTCGAACGCTGTTAAATCTTTCCCTGGCTGCGATTTCCTTTCCCTCTGTAATGATTCACCATCTCGTTAACTAACCACCATgtgtatgaaaaatataataaaataataaaaaacagaaGATGGGTATACTGATTTTTGTTGAGCAAAGTTATATAATTAAATCTAAATAAACCACGAGAGATCATGCGGTGATGTGTTGGTTTTTCAAAATTCAGATTTGAATACCCGAGGAGTTGAGGATTCAAAATTTAGATTCATAGCCAAAATGTAAAGGTTGTCCAAGATCTCCACAAGTAAAAATGATTTTTCTTTGGCATGTGTAGCATAATTAAGTGAAACGAAAATCTACTTACCCAGGACATATTTCCAAAGCCTGATGGAGCCAACTCTAGTTTCATCTCCTTCGATGACTTCGTAACTTTTGAAAATATTAGGAACAAATCTAGGTAGTTGACTTATATTGTGACTATACATGCCAAAGTAGTTATCTGCACTGCATTTTACTTCAGTTTCAAACCCAAGCTTATGAAGTTGAGCCATTTCTATCTACTATATCAATTAATTTC
Coding sequences within:
- the LOC113273878 gene encoding major latex protein 146-like, with product MKLELAPSGFGNMSWRERKSQPGKDLTAFDKENKSITYEMLEGEIMNYYKAISAKLDVIPKQCAAGNRSLVKWSLEFEKVNDDIPNPTAYIDLLQYITKELSSQLC